The following coding sequences are from one Salvia hispanica cultivar TCC Black 2014 chromosome 3, UniMelb_Shisp_WGS_1.0, whole genome shotgun sequence window:
- the LOC125212998 gene encoding mediator of RNA polymerase II transcription subunit 23 isoform X3 yields the protein MMQRGPTPGLSSQPLPEMEQLNNTQQPPPQQQQHRPSSSASSRAHHFHPARPAILELFNLYLGRRSQQKSDESVREPPNKTQKRVTAINRELPPPNEQFLFDFEQIQSQFPDQEQLRAVTESVLISLVIQCCNHAPRAEFLLFALRSLCNIGYINWDAFLPSLLSSVSSAETPVGQGSQAMALVACATSSQSGVPPPSNAIPNNANFQASNPASPLPSIHGIGSPAQSGAEPSTLSPMKSNDVICTGQQSARANISVRENVISSLRQLSCKIILISLESNLMPVTRFDIFNHMLNWLVNWDQRQQGLDEFDSAQFWKPDKALIEWLHDCLDVIWLLVDDNKCRVPFYELIRSGLQFIENIPDDEALFTLILEIHRRRDMMATHMQMLDQHLHCPTFGTPRLLPQATTTGETVTNMRYSPITYPSVLGEPLHGEELAASIQRGSLDWERAMRCLRHAFRNTPSPDWWRRVLLVAPCHRTQAQGPTPGAVFTSEMISEATIDRIVELLKLTNAETNCWQEWLIVSDVFFFLMKHGCIDFVDFVDKLVCRLQDGDQHILRTNHVTWLLAQIIRVELVMNALNTDSRKVETTRKILSFHKEDRSADPNNPQSILLDFISSCQNLRIWSLNTSTREYLNNEQLQKGKQIDEWWRQVSKGERIMDYMNMDERSIGMFWVVSYTMAQPACETVMHWLTSAGVTEIPGTNLQPNERLMVMQEVSPLPVSLLSGFSINLCLKLAYQMEESLFSGQVVPSIAMVETYVRVLLISPHALFRSLMTLLSPKNQNPLSKPAASLLVFEILNYRLLSLYRYQGKNKGLIHDVTKIIATLKGKRGDHRIFRLAENLCMNLILSMREFFSVKRDGKGPTEFTETINRITITTLAIIIKTHGIAEVEHLLYLQTILEQILATSQHAWSEKTLRHFPPILREALAGRIDNRGLATQAWQQAETTVLNQCTQLLSSSADPTYVMTYINHSFPQHRQYLCSGAWILMYGHPESINSIHLGRVLREFSPEEVTANIYTMVDVLLHHFNLELQCGRSLQELMMKACANLAFFIWTHELLPLDILLLALIDRDDDPHALRIVISILDSKELQQRVKLYLMNRGPAEHWLYSGVFKRTELQKALGNHLSWKESVSRYPTFFDDIAARLLPVIPLIIYRFIENDAFDAADRVLHVYASFLHYYPLNFTFVRDILAYFYGHLPSKLIIRILTVLDVKKIPFSEAFPQHINSSNAPPLDYFATLLLGLVNHVIPPLNNSSKNGQVGEASNASVRAPHNKAQATSQGGPSVAPEGQKPFYQLQDPGTYTQLILETAVIEILSLPITASQIVSSLVQIVVHIQPTLVQSSNGTSVGQSSVLPTSPSGGSTDSLGATRTPTAAGLSNSNFVWRSGYTCQQLSCLLIQACGLLLAQLPPEFHIQLYIEAARVIKESWWLSDGKRSVSELESAVCYALLDPTWAAQDNTSTAIGNVVALLHAFFSNLPLEWLEGTHLIIKHLRPVTSIAGLRIAFRIIGPLLPRLANAHTLFNKTLSVLLSVMADVFGRNSQPSAPVQASEIADIIDFLHHIVHYEGQGGPVQASSKPRAEVLALIGRAAESFSPDVQHLMTHLKADVNCSIYAATHPKFVQNGS from the exons ATGATGCAGCGGGGTCCGACTCCGGGCCTCTCTTCCCAGCCCTTGCCAGAGATGGAACAGCTCAACAACACGCAACAGCCGCCGCCGCAACAACAACAGCATCGACCTTCTTCCTCCGCCTCTTCCCGTGCCCACCATTTCCACCCCGCCCGGCCCGCCATTCTAGAACTCTTCAATCTCTACTTGGGC AGGAGATCGCAGCAGAAATCGGATGAATCAGTTAGGGAACCCCC GAACAAGACACAGAAGCGGGTTACCGCTATTAACAGAGAGCTTCCTCCCCCTAATGAGCAGTTCCTCTTTGACTTTGAGCAGATACAGAGCCAATTTCCT GACCAGGAGCAACTACGCGCTGTAACAGAATCTGTCCTAATATCTCTTGTTATTCAATGCTGTAATCATGCTCCTAGAGCAGAGTTTCTGCTCTTTGCTTTGCGTAGTTTGTGCAATATAGGATACATAAACTGGGATGCATTCTTGCCGTCTCTTCTTTCTTCAGTTTCTTCTGCGGAGACCCCGGTTGGTCAGGGCAGTCAAGCTATGGCTCTTGTTGCTTGTGCAACTTCATCACAGTCAGGAGTCCCACCACCTTCCAATGCCATTCCTAATAACGCTAATTTTCAGGCATCTAATCCTGCGTCTCCTTTGCCGTCAATTCATGGCATTGGATCTCCTGCACAATCAGGTGCTGAGCCATCCACGCTGTCTCCGATGAAGTCAAATGATGTCATCTGTACTGGTCAACAGTCAGCGAGGGCCAATATATCAGTCAGGGAAAATGTTATAAGCAGTTTACGTCAACTTTCCTGCAAGATAATTTTGATTAGCCTTGAGTCTAATCTAATGCCAGTCACACGCTTCGATATCTTTAACCACATGTTAAATTGGCTTGTCAATTGGGATCAAAGACAGCAAGGGCTTGATGAATTTGATAGTGCACAGTTCTGGAAGCCCGATAAGGCCCTAATTGAGTGGTTACATGATTGTCTAGATGTTATTTGGCTGTTAGTTGATGATAATAAATGCCGTGTGCCCTTTTACGAGCTCATACGCAGTGGTTTGCAATTTATTGAGAACATACCAGATGATGAGGCACTGTTTACCCTTATCTTGGAAATTCATAGAAGGAGAGATATGATGGCAACCCACATGCAAATGTTAGATCAACATCTACATTGCCCTACATTTGGAACTCCTCGACTCTTACCTCAGGCAACTACCACTGGTGAGACAGTGACAAACATGAGATATTCACCAATCACATATCCAAGTGTACTTGGAGAACCTTTGCATGGAGAG GAACTTGCAGCATCCATTCAGAGAGGAAGTCTTGACTGGGAGCGAGCTATGCGATGTCTGAGACATGCCTTTCGCAACACTCCATCTCCAGACTGGTGGAGACGTGTATTGCTTGTAGCACCCTGCCACAGGACTCAGGCCCAAGGACCTACACCAGGTGCTGTTTTTACTTCGGAAATGATTAGCGAGGCAACAATTGATAGGATTGTGGAATTGCTGAAGTTGACAAATGCAG AAACAAATTGCTGGCAGGAGTGGCTTATTGTTTCTGatgtattcttttttctcatgAAGCATGGATGcattgattttgttgattttgttgacAAACTAGTGTGTCGACTTCAAGACGGTGATCAACATATCCTCAGGACCAATCATGTTACATGGTTGCTTGCACAAATTATCCGTGTTGAGCTTGTAATGAATGCTCTAAATACAGACTCAAGAAAG GTGGAGACAACCCGGAAAATTCTTTCATTCCATAAAGAAGACCGAAGTGCTGACCCTAATAACCCACAAAGTATCTTGCTGGACTTCATTAGCAGTTGTCAGAATTTGCGTATTTGGTCATTAAATACATCAACTAGAGAATATTTGAACAACGAGCAGCTTCAAAAGGGAAAACAAATCGATGAATGGTGGAGGCAAGTTAGCAAAG GTGAAAGGATCATGGACTATATGAATATGGATGAAAGGTCAATTGGTATGTTTTGGGTTGTCTCATACACTATGGCACAGCCCGCTTGTGAAACAGTCATGCACTGGTTAACCTCAGCTGGAGTAACAGAGATACCAGGAACAAATCTACAGCCAAATGAAAGGTTGATGGTGATGCAGGAAGTCAGCCCATTGCCAGTATCGCTGTTATCTGggttttcaataaatttatgtctgaAACTTGCATATCAGATGGAAGAGTCTTTGTTTTCTGGACAG GTTGTACCTAGCATTGCAATGGTAGAAACATACGTTCGAGTATTGCTCATTTCACCTCATGCACTATTTCGCTCACTCATGACG CTACTGTCTCCGAAGAATCAAAACCCACTGAGTAAACCTGCTGCTTCTCTTCTGGTGTTTGAAATTCTGAACTATCGGTTACTTTCACTCTACAG GTACCAAGGGAAAAACAAAGGTTTAATTCATGATGTCACAAAAATTATTGCTACACTGAAGGGAAAACGTGGTGACCATCGTATTTTTCGGCTGGCTGAGAATTTATGCATGAATCTTATATTATCAATGAGGGAATTTTTCTCTGTGAAGAGGGATGGAAAG GGTCCAACCGAGTTTACGGAAACTATAAATCGGATAACAATAACCACTCTTGCCATcattattaaaactcatggGATTGCGGAGGTTGAACACCTGCTATACCTTCAAACAATTCTGGAACAGATACTTGCCACCAGCCAACATGCATGGTCAGAGAAGACCCTCCGCCACTTCCCTCCTATTTTGCGAGAGGCCTTAGCTGGTCGGATAGATAATAGGGGCTTGGCCACTCAAGCATGGCAACAG GCAGAAACAACTGTGCTCAATCAATGCACTCAGCTTCTATCTTCATCTGCTGATCCTACGTATGTCATGACTTACATTAATCACAGTTTTCCTCAACACCGTCAATATCTTTGCTCTGGTGCATGGATACTGATGTATGGCCACCCTGAGAGCATTAACAGTATACATCTT GGTCGCGTCCTGAGAGAATTTTCCCCTGAAGAAGTTACTGCCAATATCTATACAATGGTGGATGTCCTATTGCATCATTTCAATCTAGAACTTCAGTGTGGGCGGTCTTTGCAG GAGCTTATGATGAAAGCTTGTGCCAACCTTGCATTCTTCATTTGGACTCATGAACTATTGCCATTAGACATTTTACTGCTAGCACTTATTGATAGAGATGACGATCCCCATGCTCTGCGAATTGTG ATAAGCATACTTGACAGCAAAGAACTTCAACAAAGGGTGAAACTGTATCTTATGAATCGTGGTCCAGCTGAGCATTGGCTTTACTCTGGAGTTTTTAAGCGTACCGAATTGCAAAAGGCCCTTGGAAATCATCTGTCGTGGAAGGAAAG TGTTAGCAGGTACCCGAcattttttgatgatattgcTGCAAGATTGCTCCCGGTGATTCCCCTAATCATTTATAGGTTTATCGAGAATGATGCTTTTGATGCTGCTGACAGAGTTCTGCATGTTTATGCATCATTCCTTCATTACTATCCTTTGAATTTCACCTTTGTGCGTGATATACTAGCCTATTTCTATGGTCATCTTCCAAGCAAACTTATCATTCGGATATTGACTGTATTAGACGTGAAAAAG ATACCATTTTCTGAAGCCTTCCCTCAGCATATCAACTCGTCTAATGCTCCTCCACTAGACTATTTTGCTACACTTCTACTGGGCCTGGTGAATCATGTAATTCCTCCCCTGAATAACTCCTCTAAGAACGGACAAGTTGGAGAAGCCTCAAATGCTTCTGTGCGAGCGCCGCATAACAAGGCTCAAGCAACATCACAGGGTGGTCCATCCGTTGCTCCTGAAGGCCAGAAACCATTCTATCAGCTCCAGGATCCTGGCACATATACACAGTTGATTCTTGAAACGGCTGTTATAGAAATCCTCTCTCTTCCTATAACTGCATCCCAGATTGTATCCTCACTTGTTCAAATCGTTGTTCACATACAACCAACTCTGGTCCAATCCAGCAATGGAACTAGTGTCGGCCAAAGTTCTGTGTTACCTACTTCTCCATCAGGGGGAAGCACTGATTCCTTGGGCGCTACTAGGACTCCCACAGCAGCAGGATTAAGTAACTCTAACTTTGTTTGGCGAAGTGGTTATACGTGTCAACAGTTGTCTTGCTTGTTGATCCAAGCTTGTGGCCTGCTTTTGGCTCAGCTACCTCCTGAGTTTCATATTCAACTCTATATAGAGGCGGCACGTGTAATAAAGGAGAGCTGGTGGCTTTCCGATGGGAAAAGATCAGTCTCTGAATTAGAATCTGCCGTTTGCTATGCTTTATTAGATCCAACATGGGCTGCCCAGGACAACACCTCTACAGCCATTG GTAATGTGGTGGCACTCTTACATGCTTTCTTCAGTAACCTTCCTCTAGAGTGGCTGGAGGGGACACATCTCATTATCAAGCATCTCAGACCCGTGACATCAATAGCTGGATTGAGAATAGCTTTCCGTATTATAGGACCTTTGCTCCCTCGATTGGCCAATGCTCACACCCTCTTCAATAAG ACGCTATCGGTGCTGTTAAGTGTAATGGCCGATGTCTTTGGAAGGAATTCACAGCCGTCAGCTCCTGTCCAAGCATCTGAGATAGCTGATATTATAGACTTCCT
- the LOC125212998 gene encoding mediator of RNA polymerase II transcription subunit 23 isoform X2, with the protein MMQRGPTPGLSSQPLPEMEQLNNTQQPPPQQQQHRPSSSASSRAHHFHPARPAILELFNLYLGRRSQQKSDESVREPPSVIHDHYHYQNKTQKRVTAINRELPPPNEQFLFDFEQIQSQFPDQEQLRAVTESVLISLVIQCCNHAPRAEFLLFALRSLCNIGYINWDAFLPSLLSSVSSAETPVGQGSQAMALVACATSSQSGVPPPSNAIPNNANFQASNPASPLPSIHGIGSPAQSGAEPSTLSPMKSNDVICTGQQSARANISVRENVISSLRQLSCKIILISLESNLMPVTRFDIFNHMLNWLVNWDQRQQGLDEFDSAQFWKPDKALIEWLHDCLDVIWLLVDDNKCRVPFYELIRSGLQFIENIPDDEALFTLILEIHRRRDMMATHMQMLDQHLHCPTFGTPRLLPQATTTGETVTNMRYSPITYPSVLGEPLHGEELAASIQRGSLDWERAMRCLRHAFRNTPSPDWWRRVLLVAPCHRTQAQGPTPGAVFTSEMISEATIDRIVELLKLTNAETNCWQEWLIVSDVFFFLMKHGCIDFVDFVDKLVCRLQDGDQHILRTNHVTWLLAQIIRVELVMNALNTDSRKVETTRKILSFHKEDRSADPNNPQSILLDFISSCQNLRIWSLNTSTREYLNNEQLQKGKQIDEWWRQVSKGERIMDYMNMDERSIGMFWVVSYTMAQPACETVMHWLTSAGVTEIPGTNLQPNERLMVMQEVSPLPVSLLSGFSINLCLKLAYQMEESLFSGQVVPSIAMVETYVRVLLISPHALFRSLMTLLSPKNQNPLSKPAASLLVFEILNYRLLSLYRYQGKNKGLIHDVTKIIATLKGKRGDHRIFRLAENLCMNLILSMREFFSVKRDGKGPTEFTETINRITITTLAIIIKTHGIAEVEHLLYLQTILEQILATSQHAWSEKTLRHFPPILREALAGRIDNRGLATQAWQQAETTVLNQCTQLLSSSADPTYVMTYINHSFPQHRQYLCSGAWILMYGHPESINSIHLGRVLREFSPEEVTANIYTMVDVLLHHFNLELQCGRSLQELMMKACANLAFFIWTHELLPLDILLLALIDRDDDPHALRIVISILDSKELQQRVKLYLMNRGPAEHWLYSGVFKRTELQKALGNHLSWKERYPTFFDDIAARLLPVIPLIIYRFIENDAFDAADRVLHVYASFLHYYPLNFTFVRDILAYFYGHLPSKLIIRILTVLDVKKIPFSEAFPQHINSSNAPPLDYFATLLLGLVNHVIPPLNNSSKNGQVGEASNASVRAPHNKAQATSQGGPSVAPEGQKPFYQLQDPGTYTQLILETAVIEILSLPITASQIVSSLVQIVVHIQPTLVQSSNGTSVGQSSVLPTSPSGGSTDSLGATRTPTAAGLSNSNFVWRSGYTCQQLSCLLIQACGLLLAQLPPEFHIQLYIEAARVIKESWWLSDGKRSVSELESAVCYALLDPTWAAQDNTSTAIGNVVALLHAFFSNLPLEWLEGTHLIIKHLRPVTSIAGLRIAFRIIGPLLPRLANAHTLFNKTLSVLLSVMADVFGRNSQPSAPVQASEIADIIDFLHHIVHYEGQGGPVQASSKPRAEVLALIGRAAESFSPDVQHLMTHLKADVNCSIYAATHPKFVQNGS; encoded by the exons ATGATGCAGCGGGGTCCGACTCCGGGCCTCTCTTCCCAGCCCTTGCCAGAGATGGAACAGCTCAACAACACGCAACAGCCGCCGCCGCAACAACAACAGCATCGACCTTCTTCCTCCGCCTCTTCCCGTGCCCACCATTTCCACCCCGCCCGGCCCGCCATTCTAGAACTCTTCAATCTCTACTTGGGC AGGAGATCGCAGCAGAAATCGGATGAATCAGTTAGGGAACCCCCGTCAGTAATTCACgatcattatcattatca GAACAAGACACAGAAGCGGGTTACCGCTATTAACAGAGAGCTTCCTCCCCCTAATGAGCAGTTCCTCTTTGACTTTGAGCAGATACAGAGCCAATTTCCT GACCAGGAGCAACTACGCGCTGTAACAGAATCTGTCCTAATATCTCTTGTTATTCAATGCTGTAATCATGCTCCTAGAGCAGAGTTTCTGCTCTTTGCTTTGCGTAGTTTGTGCAATATAGGATACATAAACTGGGATGCATTCTTGCCGTCTCTTCTTTCTTCAGTTTCTTCTGCGGAGACCCCGGTTGGTCAGGGCAGTCAAGCTATGGCTCTTGTTGCTTGTGCAACTTCATCACAGTCAGGAGTCCCACCACCTTCCAATGCCATTCCTAATAACGCTAATTTTCAGGCATCTAATCCTGCGTCTCCTTTGCCGTCAATTCATGGCATTGGATCTCCTGCACAATCAGGTGCTGAGCCATCCACGCTGTCTCCGATGAAGTCAAATGATGTCATCTGTACTGGTCAACAGTCAGCGAGGGCCAATATATCAGTCAGGGAAAATGTTATAAGCAGTTTACGTCAACTTTCCTGCAAGATAATTTTGATTAGCCTTGAGTCTAATCTAATGCCAGTCACACGCTTCGATATCTTTAACCACATGTTAAATTGGCTTGTCAATTGGGATCAAAGACAGCAAGGGCTTGATGAATTTGATAGTGCACAGTTCTGGAAGCCCGATAAGGCCCTAATTGAGTGGTTACATGATTGTCTAGATGTTATTTGGCTGTTAGTTGATGATAATAAATGCCGTGTGCCCTTTTACGAGCTCATACGCAGTGGTTTGCAATTTATTGAGAACATACCAGATGATGAGGCACTGTTTACCCTTATCTTGGAAATTCATAGAAGGAGAGATATGATGGCAACCCACATGCAAATGTTAGATCAACATCTACATTGCCCTACATTTGGAACTCCTCGACTCTTACCTCAGGCAACTACCACTGGTGAGACAGTGACAAACATGAGATATTCACCAATCACATATCCAAGTGTACTTGGAGAACCTTTGCATGGAGAG GAACTTGCAGCATCCATTCAGAGAGGAAGTCTTGACTGGGAGCGAGCTATGCGATGTCTGAGACATGCCTTTCGCAACACTCCATCTCCAGACTGGTGGAGACGTGTATTGCTTGTAGCACCCTGCCACAGGACTCAGGCCCAAGGACCTACACCAGGTGCTGTTTTTACTTCGGAAATGATTAGCGAGGCAACAATTGATAGGATTGTGGAATTGCTGAAGTTGACAAATGCAG AAACAAATTGCTGGCAGGAGTGGCTTATTGTTTCTGatgtattcttttttctcatgAAGCATGGATGcattgattttgttgattttgttgacAAACTAGTGTGTCGACTTCAAGACGGTGATCAACATATCCTCAGGACCAATCATGTTACATGGTTGCTTGCACAAATTATCCGTGTTGAGCTTGTAATGAATGCTCTAAATACAGACTCAAGAAAG GTGGAGACAACCCGGAAAATTCTTTCATTCCATAAAGAAGACCGAAGTGCTGACCCTAATAACCCACAAAGTATCTTGCTGGACTTCATTAGCAGTTGTCAGAATTTGCGTATTTGGTCATTAAATACATCAACTAGAGAATATTTGAACAACGAGCAGCTTCAAAAGGGAAAACAAATCGATGAATGGTGGAGGCAAGTTAGCAAAG GTGAAAGGATCATGGACTATATGAATATGGATGAAAGGTCAATTGGTATGTTTTGGGTTGTCTCATACACTATGGCACAGCCCGCTTGTGAAACAGTCATGCACTGGTTAACCTCAGCTGGAGTAACAGAGATACCAGGAACAAATCTACAGCCAAATGAAAGGTTGATGGTGATGCAGGAAGTCAGCCCATTGCCAGTATCGCTGTTATCTGggttttcaataaatttatgtctgaAACTTGCATATCAGATGGAAGAGTCTTTGTTTTCTGGACAG GTTGTACCTAGCATTGCAATGGTAGAAACATACGTTCGAGTATTGCTCATTTCACCTCATGCACTATTTCGCTCACTCATGACG CTACTGTCTCCGAAGAATCAAAACCCACTGAGTAAACCTGCTGCTTCTCTTCTGGTGTTTGAAATTCTGAACTATCGGTTACTTTCACTCTACAG GTACCAAGGGAAAAACAAAGGTTTAATTCATGATGTCACAAAAATTATTGCTACACTGAAGGGAAAACGTGGTGACCATCGTATTTTTCGGCTGGCTGAGAATTTATGCATGAATCTTATATTATCAATGAGGGAATTTTTCTCTGTGAAGAGGGATGGAAAG GGTCCAACCGAGTTTACGGAAACTATAAATCGGATAACAATAACCACTCTTGCCATcattattaaaactcatggGATTGCGGAGGTTGAACACCTGCTATACCTTCAAACAATTCTGGAACAGATACTTGCCACCAGCCAACATGCATGGTCAGAGAAGACCCTCCGCCACTTCCCTCCTATTTTGCGAGAGGCCTTAGCTGGTCGGATAGATAATAGGGGCTTGGCCACTCAAGCATGGCAACAG GCAGAAACAACTGTGCTCAATCAATGCACTCAGCTTCTATCTTCATCTGCTGATCCTACGTATGTCATGACTTACATTAATCACAGTTTTCCTCAACACCGTCAATATCTTTGCTCTGGTGCATGGATACTGATGTATGGCCACCCTGAGAGCATTAACAGTATACATCTT GGTCGCGTCCTGAGAGAATTTTCCCCTGAAGAAGTTACTGCCAATATCTATACAATGGTGGATGTCCTATTGCATCATTTCAATCTAGAACTTCAGTGTGGGCGGTCTTTGCAG GAGCTTATGATGAAAGCTTGTGCCAACCTTGCATTCTTCATTTGGACTCATGAACTATTGCCATTAGACATTTTACTGCTAGCACTTATTGATAGAGATGACGATCCCCATGCTCTGCGAATTGTG ATAAGCATACTTGACAGCAAAGAACTTCAACAAAGGGTGAAACTGTATCTTATGAATCGTGGTCCAGCTGAGCATTGGCTTTACTCTGGAGTTTTTAAGCGTACCGAATTGCAAAAGGCCCTTGGAAATCATCTGTCGTGGAAGGAAAG GTACCCGAcattttttgatgatattgcTGCAAGATTGCTCCCGGTGATTCCCCTAATCATTTATAGGTTTATCGAGAATGATGCTTTTGATGCTGCTGACAGAGTTCTGCATGTTTATGCATCATTCCTTCATTACTATCCTTTGAATTTCACCTTTGTGCGTGATATACTAGCCTATTTCTATGGTCATCTTCCAAGCAAACTTATCATTCGGATATTGACTGTATTAGACGTGAAAAAG ATACCATTTTCTGAAGCCTTCCCTCAGCATATCAACTCGTCTAATGCTCCTCCACTAGACTATTTTGCTACACTTCTACTGGGCCTGGTGAATCATGTAATTCCTCCCCTGAATAACTCCTCTAAGAACGGACAAGTTGGAGAAGCCTCAAATGCTTCTGTGCGAGCGCCGCATAACAAGGCTCAAGCAACATCACAGGGTGGTCCATCCGTTGCTCCTGAAGGCCAGAAACCATTCTATCAGCTCCAGGATCCTGGCACATATACACAGTTGATTCTTGAAACGGCTGTTATAGAAATCCTCTCTCTTCCTATAACTGCATCCCAGATTGTATCCTCACTTGTTCAAATCGTTGTTCACATACAACCAACTCTGGTCCAATCCAGCAATGGAACTAGTGTCGGCCAAAGTTCTGTGTTACCTACTTCTCCATCAGGGGGAAGCACTGATTCCTTGGGCGCTACTAGGACTCCCACAGCAGCAGGATTAAGTAACTCTAACTTTGTTTGGCGAAGTGGTTATACGTGTCAACAGTTGTCTTGCTTGTTGATCCAAGCTTGTGGCCTGCTTTTGGCTCAGCTACCTCCTGAGTTTCATATTCAACTCTATATAGAGGCGGCACGTGTAATAAAGGAGAGCTGGTGGCTTTCCGATGGGAAAAGATCAGTCTCTGAATTAGAATCTGCCGTTTGCTATGCTTTATTAGATCCAACATGGGCTGCCCAGGACAACACCTCTACAGCCATTG GTAATGTGGTGGCACTCTTACATGCTTTCTTCAGTAACCTTCCTCTAGAGTGGCTGGAGGGGACACATCTCATTATCAAGCATCTCAGACCCGTGACATCAATAGCTGGATTGAGAATAGCTTTCCGTATTATAGGACCTTTGCTCCCTCGATTGGCCAATGCTCACACCCTCTTCAATAAG ACGCTATCGGTGCTGTTAAGTGTAATGGCCGATGTCTTTGGAAGGAATTCACAGCCGTCAGCTCCTGTCCAAGCATCTGAGATAGCTGATATTATAGACTTCCT